GTGACGGCCCCAGCGGATCACTCGTGACCGCCTCGCGCTGGAAGGACGCCGCCACCTCCGGATCCCTCCACTTCACCCGCTCCTCTTCCTCCGCGGGCAGCTGCCGGTCCCACACGGCCATCAGCGACGCGCCCGTGTTCCACCGGTAGGCGCCAATCCCCTCCGCGTTGAAGTGCCCCGGCCGCTTCGGGTCCTCGAAGTCCGTGCCCCTGCCCAGCATCTTGTGCTCCGCGCTGCCCGCGTACAGCGCGTTGAGCATCACCAGGTGGCTGACGTTGTCCGGGTGGAGGCTGGCGTACATGCCCGCCCAGTGCCCTCCCGTGGCCCAGCCCACCAACCCCACGCGGCGCTGCCCCGTGCGCGCCTTCACCCAGCCCACCACCGCGTGCACGTCCTGCACGACTTCATGTGAGCCCACCAGGGGCCGGCCCTTCGCGGGCGTGCTCATGGCCAGGGGCCGCGTGGAGCCGCCATAGCCGCGCGCATCCAGCAGGTACACCGCATGCCCCGCGCGGGCGAGCTCCGCCGCGATGGAGCCGCCCTCGACGGGCAAATCGAACGAGGCCCGCCCCGGCACCCGCGCGCCGTGCAGGAGGATGAGCGGCGGCAGGTTGGCCACCTGCATGCCCGTGTCCTTCACCTCGCGCACGGACACCTCGATGCCCTCCTCCGACGGCACCAGGAACTCCGCGCGCGTCACCTCCGCCCGCGCGCCCGCTCCGGACAGCGCGCCCAGCACCACCAGCATCCGGACCACGGCCGCGCCTTCGCGATGCAT
This DNA window, taken from Corallococcus coralloides DSM 2259, encodes the following:
- a CDS encoding alpha/beta fold hydrolase, encoding MHREGAAVVRMLVVLGALSGAGARAEVTRAEFLVPSEEGIEVSVREVKDTGMQVANLPPLILLHGARVPGRASFDLPVEGGSIAAELARAGHAVYLLDARGYGGSTRPLAMSTPAKGRPLVGSHEVVQDVHAVVGWVKARTGQRRVGLVGWATGGHWAGMYASLHPDNVSHLVMLNALYAGSAEHKMLGRGTDFEDPKRPGHFNAEGIGAYRWNTGASLMAVWDRQLPAEEEERVKWRDPEVAASFQREAVTSDPLGPSRTPFAFRAPSGALEDSFYLATGRQLWDGASITGKVLILRAENDFWSRPEDVTRLQEHLNHAASVKAVVLPGATHFVHLERPERGRRLLMDELLRFTGARVTPAPKPPKPVAP